Proteins encoded by one window of Deltaproteobacteria bacterium:
- a CDS encoding O-antigen ligase family protein — translation MSESTSSRRDPAAETGRRQRRSRARGPRGPFARVSEGAVVLTLFLAPLALGSVHLWATALELLGVGLAAAGLLLALRGGGRLVLPRWATLGLGLLLGLEALQLLPLPPALLELLAPRSAELLAYSLGDLGAWPAWRPVSLDPAATALEVARHATFFLLFLVVTQLARSRHGRRRIALYLGALAALLVVLAFGQKLARLELIYGVFPVPPRGFLFASFVNPNHLAALLGLLAPLCLGLAFGARTRPLALLWGAVFVGVSITCVLTLSRGGMVGWAVGLAVFALLQARLRGREALVAEDRRPLRARGWPLGLALVGVVAVLSGVAYLALEPVLAELQTLGGEEALSGEMRLAIWRDGRELIQGHWLTGVGRGAWALTFPVYRTIARVGTFSHAESQPVQALAELGLIGGTLFVLVFAFLLVQGARVVASPRGAGVVAGLAALGVHELADFSTVFGGVAIPATLALTLACRGRQRGEGEEATKRELGLGRLPALALLGGVALLGAAGLGLASRGLADADLAALQEGELETPVFLERAREAQRRHPTDHMVALVAARTLAERGEEVAAMRWVSRAMYLSPTEPLAHLLAAILLTRAGQREQALLEYRLAARWGHPIPSVLASAERSFPALEDLARALPEEERARTELANYLARRERWADLLEIATRSLEVWPDSADLLALAATAARSEGEAERALELATRLQALAPLDPRGPLLLARIHRGQNDLAAAGAVLQQGLARLPGDPTLSLELTRLLLTTGDLEGADEALARASGLRGRGQRATYHLLRGQLLARQGEPERALEAYRLAARQNEESAAAPIAMGDLLRELGRPAEAAEAYEQALERTRGAQRQRIQRRLESLDAPREPPPPAAGDGR, via the coding sequence ATGAGCGAGTCGACCTCGAGCCGCAGGGATCCCGCCGCCGAGACCGGGCGTCGTCAGCGCCGGTCGCGGGCGCGAGGACCCCGGGGTCCCTTCGCCCGCGTCTCCGAGGGCGCCGTCGTCCTGACCCTCTTCCTCGCCCCCCTCGCCCTCGGCTCGGTGCACCTCTGGGCGACGGCGCTGGAGCTGCTCGGGGTCGGGCTCGCGGCCGCTGGCCTGCTCCTCGCGCTGCGCGGGGGAGGGCGCCTCGTCCTGCCGCGCTGGGCGACCCTCGGGCTGGGCCTGCTCCTGGGGCTGGAGGCCCTGCAGCTCCTGCCGCTGCCGCCAGCCCTGCTGGAGCTGCTGGCGCCGCGCTCGGCCGAGCTCCTGGCCTACTCCCTGGGCGACCTCGGCGCCTGGCCCGCCTGGCGCCCGGTCTCCCTCGACCCGGCCGCGACGGCGCTGGAGGTCGCGCGCCACGCGACCTTCTTCCTCCTCTTCCTCGTGGTGACCCAGCTCGCGCGCTCGCGCCACGGCCGCCGGCGGATCGCGCTCTACCTGGGTGCGCTCGCCGCGCTGCTGGTGGTGCTGGCCTTCGGTCAGAAGCTCGCCCGCCTCGAGCTCATCTACGGTGTCTTCCCGGTGCCGCCCCGGGGCTTCCTCTTCGCGAGCTTCGTCAACCCCAACCACCTGGCGGCGCTGCTGGGGCTGCTGGCCCCCCTGTGCCTGGGGCTCGCCTTCGGCGCCCGCACCCGGCCCCTCGCCCTGCTCTGGGGTGCGGTCTTCGTGGGGGTCTCCATCACCTGCGTGCTGACCCTCTCGCGCGGCGGGATGGTGGGGTGGGCCGTGGGGCTGGCGGTCTTCGCCCTCCTGCAGGCCCGGCTCCGGGGGCGCGAGGCTCTCGTCGCGGAGGACCGGCGGCCGCTGCGGGCGCGGGGGTGGCCGCTGGGGCTCGCCCTCGTCGGGGTGGTCGCGGTGCTCTCGGGCGTCGCCTACCTCGCCCTCGAGCCGGTCCTCGCCGAGCTGCAGACCCTCGGCGGGGAGGAGGCGCTCTCGGGGGAGATGCGCCTGGCGATCTGGCGGGACGGCCGGGAGCTCATCCAGGGCCACTGGCTCACCGGGGTGGGGCGGGGCGCCTGGGCGCTGACCTTCCCCGTCTACCGGACCATCGCCCGGGTCGGCACCTTCTCCCACGCCGAGAGCCAGCCGGTGCAGGCCCTCGCCGAGCTCGGCCTGATCGGTGGGACGCTCTTCGTCCTCGTCTTCGCCTTCCTCCTGGTGCAGGGCGCCCGGGTGGTCGCCTCGCCCCGCGGCGCGGGCGTGGTGGCGGGCCTCGCGGCGCTGGGGGTCCACGAGCTCGCGGACTTCTCCACGGTCTTCGGCGGGGTGGCCATCCCGGCGACCCTGGCCCTGACCCTGGCCTGTCGCGGCCGCCAGCGGGGGGAGGGCGAGGAGGCGACGAAGCGGGAGCTCGGCCTCGGCCGGCTGCCGGCCCTCGCCCTCCTGGGCGGCGTCGCCCTCCTCGGGGCCGCGGGCCTGGGCCTGGCCTCCCGCGGGCTCGCCGACGCGGACCTCGCCGCGCTCCAGGAGGGGGAGCTCGAGACGCCGGTCTTCCTCGAGCGGGCCCGGGAGGCGCAGCGGCGCCACCCCACCGATCACATGGTCGCGCTCGTGGCCGCCCGCACCCTCGCCGAGCGAGGCGAGGAGGTCGCCGCGATGCGCTGGGTCAGCCGGGCAATGTACCTCTCGCCCACCGAGCCCCTCGCCCACCTCCTGGCGGCGATCCTCCTGACCCGGGCCGGCCAGCGGGAGCAGGCGCTGCTCGAGTACCGCCTCGCGGCGCGCTGGGGTCACCCGATCCCCTCGGTGCTCGCCAGCGCCGAGCGCAGCTTCCCGGCCCTCGAGGACCTGGCGCGGGCGCTGCCCGAGGAGGAGCGCGCCCGGACCGAGCTGGCGAACTACCTCGCCCGGCGCGAGCGGTGGGCCGATCTCCTGGAGATCGCGACCCGCTCCCTGGAGGTTTGGCCCGACTCGGCGGATCTGCTGGCGCTGGCGGCCACCGCGGCGCGGAGCGAGGGCGAAGCGGAGCGGGCCCTCGAGCTCGCCACCCGGCTCCAGGCCCTCGCGCCCCTCGATCCCCGCGGACCCCTCCTGCTGGCCCGGATCCATCGAGGCCAGAACGATCTGGCCGCCGCGGGCGCCGTGCTGCAGCAGGGCCTCGCCCGGCTCCCCGGCGACCCGACCCTCTCCCTCGAGCTGACCCGCCTGCTGCTGACCACCGGGGACCTCGAGGGCGCCGACGAGGCGCTCGCCCGGGCCTCCGGCCTGCGCGGACGCGGCCAGCGGGCGACCTACCACCTGCTCCGGGGCCAGCTCCTCGCCCGGCAGGGGGAGCCCGAGCGGGCGCTGGAGGCCTATCGCCTCGCCGCCCGGCAGAACGAGGAGAGCGCGGCGGCGCCGATCGCCATGGGCGATCTCCTGCGAGAGCTCGGGCGCCCGGCGGAGGCCGCGGAGGCCTACGAGCAGGCGCTGGAGCGGACCCGGGGGGCCCAGCGGCAGCGGATCCAGCGCCGGCTCGAGTCCCTCGACGCGCCGCGAGAGCCGCCGCCGCCCGCGGCCGGCGATGGCCGCTGA